A genome region from Tenebrio molitor chromosome 4, icTenMoli1.1, whole genome shotgun sequence includes the following:
- the LOC138129155 gene encoding probable multidrug resistance-associated protein lethal(2)03659: protein MNPNRNIHPKNNANFLSHFLFCWQLRILWKKRKNKFTENDVLVPVEEHESQNLGDKLETLWFEEENFHKEPSLTRALTKRFGLEFALYGLVFFPLELITALVPPIFLKQYLNYFLPDGTSTMKEAAFSGLFIVLSVLLRVLIFHFMILQLASFGMKMRIACCSLVYRKLLKLKRTTVQKITLGQIVNLLSNDAQRFDQVFAFLHFSWISPLKIIVVGWYLVTVYGYNAVGGTVVPVLCILINFLVSKKISSTRQLVAAITDSRIRLLSNIINGINAIKMFTWEKPFAALVDTVRKREIEKIAIANLCRTFNYCVNMYSHKMSTYICVLFLILSGAPLTSDYMFAIIVVYENIRLAYHNFGTAMNHYAELKISIRRFQEFLLSDRQTSSTSAKTFDNCILASHQSLNQSREICGVFVINVSVKWDSSLPNYVLKDATFKAKSSELVAVIGTAGSGKSTLLQVILKEISILSGDVVVEGSLSYTPQQPWIFTGSVRDNILFGEPMDEQKYQQVIRVCCLEHDLSLFPHGDNSLVGERGMLLSGGQKARISLARAVYREADIYLLDDPLSAVDAHVANQIFYGCIRDYLKDKCVILVTHQIQFLQDMDKVLLLEKGKISTCHKFDKLEMKKTDKKSFSSDVTIQQHNLPSEALEDDGCGTVNAYKSFCLSGGTPTTIVLVLLFFVLTQILSSLYDYSLAFWINLKQNPKMLDKWYFLNDTNYLFVCGILLVVLAILSHSSNWAFVKFCKCASKRLHDALFQKILLASMSFFNDHSSGRVLNRFSKDIGIMDEFIPVTLSEVTRSIFKMSGAITLILIFNYWMVLPTAVFLLVFYYISVLFQRSVRYAKKIEGIRRSPIFTHVSASVQGLDVIRSFKAETQLRMEFDKLQNCHSSMWYLHKAFLYSQTFWIDFACCFYTFIVIFYLLIFKNGSSVGYVGLSVTQSIVIVGLVQYTVKCWGEFEYQMTSVERIVEYADVTPEENNWSCTPRESWPQHGGITFNAVSMRYSRDKPLVLQEVNLTIRAGEKIGIVGRTGAGKSSIISTLFRLYNFEGTISIDGVDTKTVPLHTLRSKIAIIPQEPILFLGTLRQNLDPFDEYSDSQLWDALEDVDLKEVVSDLPSGLDSRVLEGGCNFSVGQRQLLCLVRAILKNAKIVALDEATASVDLATDETIQRTIRMKCQDSTVLTIAHRLNTVMDADKILVMESGKVVEFGRTGTLLQNRDSRFYNYVFNSDKIK, encoded by the exons ATGAATCCTAACAGAAACATTCATCCCAAAAACAACGCAAATTTCTTATCACATTTTCTGTTCTG TTGGCAACTACGTATCCTGTGGAAGAAACGGAAGAACAAATTCACCGAAAACGATGTTCTCGTACCCGTTGAAGAACATGAATCCCAAAACCTCGGAGACAAGCTAGAGACTCTCTggtttgaagaagaaaatttccacAAAGAACCTTCCCTCACAAGAGCTTTAACGAAACGGTTTGGTTTGGAATTTGCGTTGTACGGACTGGTGTTCTTTCCTTTGGAACTCATCACAGC TTTAGTAccaccaatatttttgaagcaGTACTTAAATTATTTCCTTCCCGATGGAACATCAACGATGAAGGAAGCAGCATTTTCCGGACTATTTATAGTTCTGTCAGTTTTACTGCGCGTCTTGATCTTCCATTTTATGATATTGCAACTCGCATCTTTTGGAATGAAAATGAGAATCGCCTGTTGCTCCCTCGTTTACAGAAAACTTCTAAAGCTGAAAAGAACGACAgttcaaaaaattactttgggTCAGATTGTCAACTTGTTGTCCAACGATGCACAGCGATTCGATCAAGTCTTCGCATTTTTGCATTTCTCCTGGATTAGTCCGTTGAAAATTATTGTGGTAGGTTGGTACCTAGTTACGGTATACGGTTACAATGCTGTTGGCGGAACGGTGGTACCAGTTCTGTGCATACTTATAAACT TCTTGGTgtccaaaaaaatttcatccaCCAGACAATTAGTAGCTGCAATCACTGACAGTCGGATACGTCTTTTGAGTAATATTATCAATGGTATCAATGCGATCAAGATGTTCACTTGGGAGAAACCATTTGCTGCATTAGTAGACACCGTTAGAAA GagagaaattgaaaaaatcgcAATAGCAAATCTCTGTCGCACTTTCAACTACTGCGTTAATATGTACTCACACAAAATGTCCACCTACATTTGTGTTTTGTTCTTAATATTGTCTGGAGCACCGCTCACTTCTGATTACATGTTTGCAATCATCGTAGTCTACGAAAACATCAGACTAGCATATCACAATTTTGGCACCGCCATGAACCACTACGCAGaacttaaaatttcaattagacgatttcaagaatttttaCTATCAGATCGTCAAACATCAAGCACATCTGCCAAAACCTTTGACAATTGTATTTTAGCATCTCATCAGAGTTTGAACCAAAGCAGAGAAATTTGTGGtgtatttgtaataaatgtcAGCGTCAAGTGGGACTCGTCTCTGCCAAATTACGTGTTGAAAGATGCCACATTTAAAGCAAAATCTAGTGAGTTGGTGGCGGTTATTGGTACTGCCGGTAGTGGAAAGTCCACTCTGCTGCAAGTCATTCTGAaggaaatttcaattttgagcGGAGATGTTGTCGTCGAAGGGTCTCTATCATACACGCCCCAACAACCCTGGATTTTTACTGGTTCAGTTAGAGACAATATTTTGTTCGGCGAACCCATGGACGAGCAAAAGTACCAACAAGTGATAAGAGTGTGTTGTCTAGAACACGACCTCTCACTTTTTCCACATGGCGACAACAGTCTAGTGGGAGAGAGAGGTATGTTGTTGAGCGGAGGCCAAAAAGCAAGAATCAGTCTAGCTAGAGCTGTCTACAGAGAGGCAGACATCTATCTTTTAGATGATCCTCTATCAGCAGTGGACGCTCACGTTGCTAACCAGATATTCTACGGATGCATACGAGACTACCTGAAAGACAAATGCGTAATTCTGGTGACCCACCAGATCCAGTTCCTCCAAGATATGGACAAAGTACTACTTttggaaaaaggaaaaatatcAACTTGCCACAAATTTGATAAGCTTGAGATGAAGAAAACAGACAAGAAGAGCTTTTCCAGTGATGTGACAATACAACAGCACAACTTACCTTCCGAAGCTCTGGAAGACGACGGTTGCGGAACCGTCAACGCTTACAAAAGTTTTTGTTTATCTGGAGGCACACCCACAACTATTGTTCtcgttttattgttttttgtgcTGACCCAAATACTGTCGAGTCTTTATGATTATTCGTTGGCATTTTGGATCAACTTGAAGCAGAACCCGAAAATGTTGGACAAGTGGTACTTCCTCAACgatacaaattatttatttgtctgCGGCATTCTTTTGGTAGTACTAGCAATTCTGAGTCATTCAAGCAATTGGGCTTTTGTAAAATTCTGCAAGTGCGCATCCAAACGCTTGCACGACGcacttttccaaaaaattcttcttgCTTCGATGAGCTTCTTCAACGATCACTCCTCAGGACGTGTTCTCAATCGATTCTCTAAAGATATTGGAATTATGGACGAGTTTATCCCTGTGACATTATCGGAAGTGACTAgatcaattttcaaaatgagtgGCGCAATTACTCTTAtactcatttttaattattggaTGGTACTACCCACAGCAGTGTTTCTTCTCGTTTTCTACTATATTTCTGTACTCTTCCAACGGTCAGTTCGTTACGCTAAAAAAATAGAAGGAATAA GAAGGAGTCCAATATTTACACACGTTTCTGCGTCGGTACAAGGACTGGATGTGATTCGATCATTCAAAGCTGAGACTCAGTTAAGGATGGAGTTTGACAAGCTGCAAAATTGTCACAGTTCCATGTGGTACTTACACAAAGCTTTCCTCTATTCTCAAACATTCTGGATTGATTTTGCATGCTGCTTCTACACTTTCATAGTGATATTTTActtgttgatttttaaaaacg GAAGTTCTGTCGGATATGTTGGTTTGTCAGTAACTCAGTCTATAGTGATAGTAGGACTAGTCCAGTATACAGTAAAGTGTTGGGGAGAATTCGAGTATCAAATGACTTCAGTGGAACGTATTGTCGAGTACGCAGATGTCACACCAGAAGAAAACAATTGGTCTTGTACTCCTCGCGAGTCGTGGCCGCAACACGGAGGTATCACTTTCAATGCAGTGTCGATGAGATACTCTCGTGACAAACCTTTGGTACTCCAAGaagtaaatttgacaattagaGCTGGAGAGAAAATTGGAATTGTTGGTAGAACCGGTGCCGGCAAGTCTTCCATAATCTCCACTCTTTTCCGTCTCTACAATTTCGAAGGTACCATTTCGATCGACGGCGTCGACACCAAGACAGTACCATTGCACACTCTTCGCTCCAAAATCGCCATCATTCCCCAAGAACCCATTTTGTTCTTGGGGACGCTGCGCCAAAACCTGGACCCCTTCGACGAATACTCCGACTCTCAACTCTGGGACGCTCTCGAGGATGTCGACTTGAAGGAAGTAGTTTCCGATTTGCCTTCGGGCCTCGACAGTAGAGTTCTAGAAGGTGGATGCAACTTCAGCGTGGGACAAAGACAGTTGTTGTGCTTGGTGCGAGCCATTTTGAAAAACGCCAAAATCGTTGCTCTCGACGAAGCCACCGCTAGTGTAGACTTGGCCACAGATGAGACCATTCAAAGAACGATTCGGATGAAGTGTCAGGATTCTACAGTGTTGACGATCGCGCACAGGCTCAATACTGTCATGGACGCGGACAAGATTCTGGTGATGGAGTCGGGAAAAGTTGTCGAGTTCGGGAGAACAGGAACTCTTTTGCAAAATAGAGACAGTCGTTTTTACAATTATGTTTTCAACTCtgacaaaattaaatga
- the LOC138128662 gene encoding chymotrypsin-1-like, protein MRTAQSQLNSNMYQLTIFLFTFLGVSNLVLSLPTVTHNVRIISGTTAQPDQFPFAVSIQSFGSHLCAGTIISKNSIVTAGQCMINLLPEDAVIVAGTTDLRRGGTVYNIFEITIHPTFNETNCIDDIAVVKIDGEFDINDISVQIVEIGEVADNDTCTVLGWGATVNTWGSATLMFANLRALSVEECDKLAEDGWNDLERGPGQVCGFGDGLNAICIGDVGDSLISNGQFVGIASYGVSMCERETPDIYTRVAYYKDWINTII, encoded by the exons ATGAGGACAGCACAGTCTCAGTTGAACAGCAACATGTACCagttaacaatatttttgtttacatttctAGGTGTCTCTAATTTGGTACTATCATTACCGACCGTTACCCACAATGTGAGAATAATCAGTGGAACCACAGCTCAACCGGATCAATTTCCTTTTGCTGTTTCAATCCAGTCATTTGGCAGCCACTTGTGCGCTGGTACCATTATCAGCAAGAACTCGATCGTCACAGCAGGACAGTGTATGAT TAACTTGCTTCCGGAAGACGCGGTCATAGTCGCTGGTACCACCGACCTCAGACGAGGTGGTACCGTATACAATATATTCGAAATAACTATTCACCCTACTTTCAATGAAACCAACTGCATCGATGACATTGCCGTAGTAAAAATCGATGGCGAATTTGACATTAATGACATTAGCGTGCAAATCGTCGAGATCGGAGAGGTTGCAGACAATGATACTTGTACGGTGTTGGGATGGGGTGCTACTGTAAACACCTGGGGATCTGCTACCCTCATGTTTGCAAATCTGCGAGCTTTGTCAGTTGAAGAGTGTGACAAATTGGCCGAAGATGGATGGAATGATTTAGAAAGAGGACCTGGACAAGTCTGTGGGTTTGGAGATGGACTAAATGCAATTTGTATAGGAGATGTGGGGGATTCGTTAATTTCCAATGGACAATTTGTGGGGATTGCTTCTTATGGAGTGAGTATGTGTGAAAGAGAAACACCAGATATTTACACTCGAGTTGCCTATTACAAGGACTGGATcaatacaattatttaa
- the LOC138128178 gene encoding probable multidrug resistance-associated protein lethal(2)03659, which produces MKEAAFSGLFILLSVFLRVLTFNFTLLQLSSFGMKIRIACCSLVYRKLLKLKRTTVQKITLGQIVNLLSNDAQRFDQVFAFLHFSWISPLKIIVVGWYLVMTYGYTAIGGTVVPVLCIIINFLVSKKISSTRQLVAAITDSRIRILGNIINGINAIKMFTWEKPFAALVDILRKSEIEKIATANLCRTFNYCVNMYSYKMSTYICVLFLILSKAPLTSDYVFSIIVVYENIRLAYHNFGTAMNHYAELKISVRRFQEFLLSDCQTSSTSTKTLDSCILASHRGLCQSRETSGVFVKNVSVKWNSSLPNYVLKDATLTANPSELVAVVGTAGSGKSTLLQVILKEITILRGDVVVGGSLSYTPQQPWIFTGSIRDNILFGEPLNKQKYQEVIRVCCLEHDLSLFPHGDNSLVGERGMLLSGGQKARISLARAVYREADIYLLDDPLSAVDAHVANQIFYGCIRDYLKDKCVILVTHQIQFLQDMDKVLLLEKGKISTCNKFDKLEMKKTDKKSFSSDVTIQQHNLPSEALEDDGCGTVNAYKSFCLSGGTPTNIVLVLLFFVLTQILSSLYDYSLAFWINLKQKPKMLDKWYFLNDTNYLFVCGILLVVLVILSHSSNWAFVKFCKCASKRLHDALFQKILLASMSFFNDHSSGRVLNRFSKDIGTLDEFIPVTFSEVTRSIFKMSGAIILILIFNYWMVLPTAVLLLVFYYISVLFQRSVRYAKKIEGIRRSPIFTHVSASVQGLDVIRSFKTETHLRIEFDKLQNCHSSVWYLHKAFLYSQTFWIDFACCFYSFIVMFYLLIFKNGSSVGLVGLSVTQSIMIVGLVQYTVKCWGELEYQMTSVERIVEYADVTPEEDNWSCTPHESWPQHGGITFSAVSMRYSADKPLVLQDVNLTIRAGEKIGIVGRTGAGKSSIISTLFRLYNFEGTILIDGVDIKTVPLHTLRSKIAIIPQEPILFLGTLRQNLDPFDEYSDSQLWNALEDVDLKGVVSGLPSGLECGVQEGGCNFSVGQRQLLCLVRAILKNAKIVALDEATASVDLATDETIQRTIRMKCKDSTVLTIAHRLNTVMDADKILVMESGKVVEFGRTGALLQNRDSHFYNYVFNSDKIN; this is translated from the exons ATGAAGGAAGCAGCTTTTTCCGGACTGTTTATACTTCTGTCAGTTTTTCTGCGCGTCTTGACGTTCAATTTCACGCTGTTGCAACTTTCTTCCTTTGGAATGAAAATAAGAATCGCCTGTTGCTCCCTCGTCTACAGAAAACTTCTAAAGCTGAAGAGAACGACAgttcaaaaaattactttgggTCAAATTGTCAACTTGTTGTCGAACGATGCACAGCGATTCGATCAAGTCTTCGCCTTTTTGCATTTCTCCTGGATTAGTCCGTTGAAAATTATTGTGGTAGGTTGGTACCTAGTTATGACATACGGGTACACTGCTATTGGCGGAACGGTGGTACCAGTTCTGTGCATAATTATAAACT TCTTGGTgtccaaaaaaatttcatccaCCAGACAATTAGTAGCTGCAATCACTGACAGTCGGATACGTATATTGGGTAATATTATCAATGGTATCAATGCGATCAAGATGTTCACTTGGGAGAAACCATTTGCTGCATTAGTAGACATTCTTAGAAA GagcgaaattgaaaaaatcgcAACAGCAAATCTCTGTCGCACTTTCAACTACTGCGTTAATATGTACTCATACAAAATGTCCACCTACATTTGTGTTTTGTTCTTAATATTGTCTAAAGCACCGCTCACTTCTGATTACGTGTTTTCAATTATCGTAGTCTACGAAAACATCAGACTTGCATATCACAATTTTGGCACCGCCATGAACCACTACGCAGAACTTAAAATTTCAGTTAGACgatttcaagaatttttaCTCTCAGATTGTCAAACATCAAGCACATCTACCAAAACCCTTGACAGTTGTATTTTAGCATCTCACCGGGGTTTGTGCCAGAGTAGAGAAACTTCAGgtgtatttgtaaaaaatgtcagCGTCAAGTGGAACTCGTCTCTACCAAACTACGTGTTGAAAGATGCTACACTTACAGCAAATCCTAGTGAGTTGGTGGCGGTTGTTGGTACTGCCGGCAGTGGAAAATCCACTTTGTTGCAAGTCATTCTGAAGGAAATTACAATTTTGAGGGGTGATGTTGTCGTCGGAGGGTCTTTGTCGTACACACCCCAACAACCCTGGATTTTTACTGGTTCTATTAGAGACAATATTTTGTTCGGAGAACCCTTGAACAAGCAGAAGTACCAAGAAGTGATAAGAGTGTGTTGTCTAGAACACGAcctctcactttttcctcatGGTGACAACAGTCTAGTGGGGGAGAGAGGTATGTTGTTGAGCGGGGGCCAAAAAGCAAGAATCAGTCTAGCTAGAGCTGTCTACAGAGAGGCAGACATCTACCTTTTAGATGATCCTCTATCAGCAGTGGACGCTCACGTTGCTAACCAGATATTCTACGGATGCATACGAGACTATTTGAAAGACAAATGCGTAATTCTGGTGACCCACCAGATCCAGTTCCTCCAAGATATGGACAAAGTACTACTTttggaaaaaggaaaaatatcAACTTGCAACAAATTTGATAAGCTTGAGATGAAGAAAACAGACAAGAAGAGCTTTTCCAGTGATGTGACAATACAACAGCACAACTTACCTTCCGAAGCTCTGGAAGACGACGGTTGCGGAACCGTCAACGCTTACAAAAGTTTTTGTTTATCTGGAGGCACACCCACAAATATTGTTCtcgttttattgttttttgtgcTGACCCAAATACTGTCGAGTCTTTACGATTATTCGTTGGCATTTTGGATCAACTTGAAGCAGAAACCGAAAATGTTGGACAAGTGGTACTTTCTCAACgatacaaattatttatttgtctgCGGCATTCTTTTAGTGGTACTAGTAATTCTGAGTCATTCAAGCAATTGGGCTTTTGTAAAATTCTGCAAGTGCGCCTCCAAACGCTTGCACGACGCACTcttccaaaaaattcttcttgCTTCGATGAGCTTCTTCAATGATCACTCCTCAGGACGTGTTCTCAATCGATTCTCCAAAGATATCGGAACTCTGGACGAGTTTATCCCTGTGACATTTTCGGAAGTGACTAgatcaattttcaaaatgagtgGCGCAATTATCCTTAtactcatttttaattattggaTGGTACTACCCACAGCAGTGTTGCTTCTTGTGTTCTACTATATTTCTGTACTCTTCCAACGGTCGGTTCGTTACGCTAAAAAAATAGAAGGAATTA GAAGAAGTCCCATATTTACACACGTTTCTGCGTCGGTACAAGGACTGGATGTGATTCGATCATTCAAAACTGAGACACATTTACGGATAGAGTTTGACAAGCTTCAAAATTGTCACAGTTCCGTGTGGTACTTACACAAAGCTTTCCTCTATTCTCAAACATTCTGGATTGAttttgcatgctgtttctacAGTTTCATAGTGATGTTTTActtattgatttttaaaaacg GAAGTTCTGTCGGACTTGTTGGTTTGTCAGTGACTCAGTCTATAATGATAGTAGGACTTGTCCAGTATACAGTGAAGTGTTGGGGAGAATTGGAATATCAAATGACTTCAGTAGAACGTATTGTCGAGTACGCAGATGTCACACCAGAAGAAGACAATTGGTCTTGTACTCCTCACGAGTCGTGGCCGCAACACGGAGGTATCACTTTCAGTGCAGTCTCGATGAGATACTCTGCTGACAAACCTTTGGTACTCCAAGATGTAAATTTGACAATCAGAGCTGGcgaaaaaattggaattgtGGGTAGAACCGGTGCCGGCAAGTCTTCCATAATTTCCACTCTTTTCCGTCTCTACAATTTCGAGGGTACCATTTTGATCGACGGCGTCGACATCAAGACAGTACCATTGCACACTCTTCGCTCCAAAATTGCCATCATACCCCAAGAACCCATTTTGTTCTTGGGGACGCTGCGCCAAAACCTGGACCCCTTCGACGAATACTCCGACTCTCAACTCTGGAACGCTCTCGAGGACGTCGACTTGAAGGGAGTAGTTTCCGGTTTGCCGTCAGGCCTCGAGTGTGGAGTTCAAGAGGGTGGATGCAACTTCAGCGTGGGACAAAGACAGTTGTTGTGCTTGGTGCGAGCCATTTTGAAAAACGCCAAAATCGTTGCTCTCGACGAAGCCACCGCTAGTGTAGACTTGGCCACAGATGAAACCATTCAAAGAACAATTCGGATGAAGTGTAAGGATTCTACAGTGTTGACGATCGCGCACAGGCTCAATACTGTCATGGACGCGGACAAGATTCTAGTGATGGAGTCGGGGAAGGTTGTCGAGTTCGGCAGAACAGGAGCTCTTTTACAAAACCGAGACAGTCACTTTTACAATTATGTTTTCAACTCtgacaaaattaattga